Within Helicobacter pylori NQ4053, the genomic segment TGATAGAAGAATTGAAAAAACGCTATAAGATAGTCAAATACATTCAATAAATGCAAGGGGAAATCATGGAACATAAAGAAATCGTTATAGGGGTTGATATAGGCTCTAGAAAGATTTGCGCGATAGTGGCTGAATTTAAAGAAGGGATTTTGCGCATCATTGGCACCGCCCATCAAGACTCTAAAGAAATCAATTCAAAAGCCATTAAAAGAGGGCGTATCAATAGCCTTGCTCACGCTTCTAACGCCATTAAAGAAGTGATTAATAGCGCTAAAAAAATGGCAGGTTTGAACGCTGATGAAGACAGAAATAACCCCATTTCCTCCTTTAGAGAATCGTATTACCCTAAAACTAAAGCGATTGTTTCTTTTTCTGGGGCTTATACTGAAAGCATTAGAGATGTTACCGGTGTGGCCAGCACCAAAGACAATGTGGTTACTATAGATGAAATCAATCGCGCTATCAATAACGCATGCGCTAAAGCAGGCTTGGATAACGACAAACATATTTTGCATGCCCTCCCTTATCGCTTCACTTTAGACAAACAGGAAGTGAATGACCCCTTAGGAATGAGCGGGACTCGCCTAGAAGTCTTTATCCACATCGTCTATACAGAAAAAAACAACATTGAAAATTTAGAAAAAATCATGATCCAATCTGGAGTAGAGATTGAAAACATTGTGATCAATTCTTATGCAGCCTCGATTGCCACCTTGTCTAATGACGAAAGGGAATTGGGCGTGGCTTGCGTGGATATGGGCGGAGAGACATGCAACCTTACGATTTATAGCGGCAATTCCATACGCTATAACAAATACTTACCCGTAGGCTCTCACCATTTAACCACGGATCTATCGCACATGCTCAACACCCCATTCCCTTACGCTGAAGAAGTTAAGATCAAATACGGGGATCTTTCTTTTGAAGGCGGAGAAGAAACGCCCTCTCAAAATATCCAAATCCCTACCACCGGCTCTGATGGCCATGAAAGCCATATTGTGCCGCTTAGTGAAATCCAAACTATCATGAGGGAAAGGGCTTTAGAAACTTTTAAAATCATCCACAGAAGCATTCAAGATAGCGGATTAGAAGAGCATTTGGGCGGGGGCGTTGTGTTAACCGGTGGGATGGCTTTAATGAAAGGGATCAAAGAACTAGCCAGAACCCATTTCACTAATTACCCGGTGCGTTTGGCGGCCCCTGTGGAAAAATACAATATCATGGGCATGTTTGAAGACTTGAAAGATCCTCGCTTTTCAGTCGTGGTTGGCTTGATTTTATACAAAGCAGGGGGGCATACCAATTATGAAAGAGACTCTAAAGGGGTTATCCGCTACCATGAAAGCGATGATTACACAAGAACAACCCATCAATCAAGCCCTACCCCCCATATCCATTCATCGCCCACAGAAAGGAATTTGAGCGATTTAAAAGCCCCTAGCACTCCTTTAAACACCGCTAAAAACGATGATTTTTTACCTATAAAGCCCACCGAACAAAAAGGTTTTTTTAAAAGTTTCCTTGATAAGATTTCTAAAATCTTTTAAGATACAGCCATTTCTTTATGCGATAAAAACGCCTTGATAGTTATCAAAAGCCAGAAAACATGGTATAATCCTTTAGCTATTTATCAAAGTTTAAGATTTGCAAAAATCGTATCTCAAGGGGAATGTGGCTATGGTTCATCAATCAGAGATGGAAAATTATAATATTGGTCAAGCGAGCATTGAAGAAGTAAGCGATCCAGCTTATAAAGGGGCTAAGATTGTCGTCATCGGTGTTGGAGGTGGGGGGTCTAACATGATTAAACACCTGGTTGAATACGGCGTGCATCAAGATGTTACCCCCATTGCGACGAACACTGATGGCCAACATCTCAAAAACAATCCCGCTCCGGTTAAAATCCTTTTAGGCAAAGAGTCTACTGGAGGTTTAGGTGCTGGAGGGGTTCCTGATATTGGTAGGAAAGCCGCTGAAGAAAGCGCTAATGAAATTAGAGAAGCGATTAAGGACGCCAAATTAGTCATTGTTTCTACAGGGCTTGGAGGAGGGACTGGGACTGGAGCCACCCCTACTATCGTTAAAATCGCAAAAGAAGTGGGAGCGCTCACGATTGCTATCGTTACTAAGCCTTTCAAATACGAAGGGTCTCAAAAAAGCAAGAAAGCCGAAGAAGGGTTAAAGGAGTTGGAGCAATCTAGCGATTCTATTTTGGTTATCCCTAATGATAAAATTCTTTTGACCATGAAAAAAAACGCCAGCACAAAAGAATGCTATAAAGAAGTTGATGATGTCTTGGTTAGGGCTGTGAGCGGTATTTCTACGATCATCACTAAGCCCGGTGATATTAATGTTGATTTTTCTGATTTAAAAAGCGCTCTTGGTTTTAAAGGCTTTGCGTTAATGGGTATTGGTGAGGCCACTGGCGAAGAATCCGCTAAATTAGCGGTGGAAAATGCGATCCAATCGCCTCTTCTTGATGACGCTTCTATTGATGGGGCTAAGAGCATTATTGTCTTTTTTGAGCACCACCCTGATTATCCTATGTATGCTTATTCTCAAGCTTGCATATCTATTCAAGAACGAGCCAATCAAGATGTTGACGTTAAGTTTGGCCAACACACGAGCGAGAGTATCCCCATTGATCATGTGCGCGTTACTATCATTGCAACCGGTGCTGAAAGAAACAGCAATGGAGCGGGTTTGGAATCTATCGCTACGCCTTCTCAGCCTGTGGTGAAACAAACAAGAAAAGTGGGTAATAGCGATTTTTTAAGAATCCCCACTGAAGAAGAACTATCCACGCCCACAGCCATAAGGATCCAGCAAGATTAATTGCAGATCTCGCTTTCCCCCCTATTTTTATAGGGTCATAATAAAGCGGTTTGTTGGGTTCGCTCTCATTTATTTTTTAGAATAAAATTAAAAAGCTTTGATTTTAATGGGGTGTGCTAGTTTTTAGAGCGTTTAGGGGATTTTAAAGTGCTTTAAAGGGGAATATCCCAAAGCACCCCCTAGTTAATGAAACGCTAGAAACTCATTTGGCAAAAATCAAGGGCTTTCATGCTTGCGTAAATTCATAAACTCCGTTATAGATTTGTGGAGTCAATACATTTTTACTTTGATTGAGAAGCTTCACATCTCATCAAATACAGATTATTTGTCCCATCAAAATAATTGATAGCAACAGTGACTTTATCAGACAATCCATCACTTTCTTTGATAATCTTTTTTCAAGAAATCGCACGCATCAGTGAAAAACTCTCGCTCATTGGTTTTATGAGTCTTCTAACACGCTCGCAACAAGACCAACGCTTACGCTTGGCTTTGTTTTGTTTCATTCTTTGCTCGCCGCTTTTTTCACTCCTGATTGACTTGCTCTGATTTGACAAGATCAATAATCAATGCTTCTGATGTTGATTTTAGATTATGTGCTTCTATGTTTTCTAAACTCCAAGATGATACCGCCCAACTATCATAGTTATCTATTAAAACATAGCTCTTGCTCTCTGTTCATGCCAATAGGCGTTATGGTCTTTTATTTGCTCCTTTAGTTTTATCTTGTTTTCTTTGTTTTCTTTGCTTATTATAGCTAAAAAAAGGGGAGCGCTTTATGCCACGCCCCGCACTCTTTTTAGGTTGCTTAAAACGATAATAAGCCCTCATGCACCCTATTTTGCTTTATTTGTTTTTATAGTCTTCATAGGTTAATCCTAGCTCCAACGCCTCCTTTTGTAGCTTTTATTTCTTTTTAGGTCGTCCATTTTGTTTCTTGCTACGGCGTATTCTAACAATTTCTCTCTTAATATCTCGTAGATTAAACCATGATAGTCTAGGATCTCAATACGCTTGCCATTTTTTCTTAAAAAGCAAATGGTAGGCGTGTTAGTTTTGCTGTTTTCCACCCCAAGAAGCTATGCTAATGGCCATGAGAAAAAATTCCAACAATATTTCAGGGAAGCGTCGTGTAAGCGGTGGGGTATGATGTTCATTGTAGCGGTTTTGATGCTGGTGTTTTTAATCTTTGTCCATGAATTAGGGCATTTCACGATCGCTAGGATTTGTGGGGTGAAGGTAGAAGTCTTTAGCATTGGTTTTGGTAAAAAACTCTGTTTTTTAAGCTTTTTGGCACGCAATTCGCTTTGTCTTTGATCCCGCTTGGGGGCTATGTGAAATTAAAGGGCATAGACAAAGAAGAAAATGGGACGAATGAAACCGCAGATGACAGCTACGCGCAAAAAAGCCCTTTCCAAAAGCTATGGATATTGTTTGGCTAGAACTTTCAGCATGTCAGCTATTGGGCATGAGAGCGATTCTTTATTGAGCGATTTGGTGGCGGATTTAAGGGCTTCTACGCCTTCAAATGCGATGGAGATTTTACTCCCTAGCAGCGATGAATGGTTGCAAAGACTTGATGGGTTTAATGTGAAATTGCACCGCTCTTTTAAAATTTTGCTCCATCAAAAAAAGGCGCATTTAGAGCATTTAGCGGCTTCTTTTAGAGAAGAGGAACTACCCAGTTAACCATTCCGAACCTGGAAGTCAAGCTCTTCATCGCTGATAATACTGCTCTTTTCAAGAGTGGGAATGTAGGTCGGTGCAGGGATAGGGAAATGTTTTTTTAATCTTGCTTTTTTATTTAATTTCATTATTGACTCATTGTTTTGTTTGTTTGGTGGTTTATTGGGGTTTGGTTGTTTTATTTTTGCATGCTCTAAACCGATGAAAGGTTGTTTGAAGTCTTTCATGCTCATAAAACTTACCAATTAACGTGCCTCTTCTCTGCCATGTCTTCAACAAATCTTTTTTCTGTCTAGGCTCTGTGGTTTTAGGTTTGACTTTTTGATGGTTGTTTTTGCATGCTTGATTTTATTGGTGGTGTTTGGTTTTTCTGTATCTTTGCCTTAAGATTCTAAAAACTATAAAATCAGCTTGCCACCCCAAAATTCAGGCACTCTTAAGCTAAGTCTAAGTCTACTATACTCAAAAGCTTATAAAATCATCAAAAAGAGTGCTGAAATGAATGTTTTATCAGATTGTGCTTTATTCTTGTGATTGGGTTTTTTGGCGCGAAAAATTATTTATAAGGAGATATTATGGCATTAGATTTAAGTAAATACACTATGAAAGAACGCTTTATTCCAGTATTTTTATTGTTAGATACGAGTGGTTCAATGAGTCATTCTTTGGGTAATGGCACACGCATTGGAGTGCTTAATCTTTGCATTCAAAAAATGATAGAAACTCTAAAGCAAGAAGCTAAAAAAGAGTTATTTAGCAAAATGGCTATTGTTACTTTTGGCGGAAATGGCGCGGTTTTGCACACGCCCTTTGATGATATAAAAAACATCAATTTTAAGCCTTTAAGCGCGAGTGGTGGCACCCCTTTAGATCAAGTGTTTAGATTGGCTAAGGATCTTATTGAAGATAAAGACACTTTCCCTACTAAATTCTATAAACCTTATAGCATTTTAGTTTCGGATGGTGAGCCAAATAATGATAAGTGGCGAGAGCCTTTGTTTAACTTCCACCATGATGGGAGAAGCGCTAAAAGTGTGTGTTGGAGCATTTTTATTGGCGATAGAGATGCCAACCCGCAAGTTAATAAGGATTTTGGCAAAGATGGCGTATTTTACGCAGATGATGTGGAAAAGTTAGTGAAGTTGTTTGAAATCATGACCCAAACCATTAGCAAGGGTTCTGCTTCAATTAAAAAGTTGAACTGGATTCCAGATGAATGATTTAAAATCTTTACGCCACAAAAACGCTTTGTTTATGGATTTAAACGATGAAGTTGATAGATATTTTAAACTCTTTAAAGAGAAAACATGAAGATCATTATAGATAATTCAGGATCTATGAATGAAAACGGGAAAAAAGAAGCTCTTCAATTATGGTTTTTAGCTTTTGAGCAATTGGCTAAAAATAAAAATATAGATATACAAAAGTGGGATTTAAAGGGTTTAAAAGGGGAGTTTGAAGACGCTTTGTTCTTGAGCGATGGGCATTTTACAGAAGAAATTCAAGTTAAATCCAGTGTGGCTTTTGGAGCGGATGCCAATATGATCAAACTTAAAGAAATCTCTTCTAAAGTGTTTGATAGCGCTGAAATTTTTCAAGTATTGCATTTCATGAAGAAAGTGGATGCGATTAAGCAATGAGAGATTTTAAAGCGTTTGGGGCTTCTATTAGGGGAACATACCATGTGCATGCTAGATTGCCTAATCAAGACGCTTTTTTAATCAGAAAAAATCAAAAGGGGTTATTGCTTGTTTTGTGCGATGGTTTAGGGAGTAAAAGAGATTCACAAATTGGGGCTAAAAAATTGTGCGAGAGCGTAGAAAAAGCCTTAAATGCTATTGATATACAAGGTTGCAATTTAGCGTTATTGAATAAAGTTATTTTTAGTATTTGGGAGTGTCTGCTCTATCCTTTTGAAGTTCGCAATGCGCTAAGCACTCTGCAACTGGTTTTTATCGGCAAAGAAAAGGCGTTTATAGGTAAAGTGGGTGATGGGTTGTTGGCTGTTTTAGGAAAAGAACATAGACTATTAAGAGAGGATAAGCAAGATTTAGCGCATTTCACAACACCTTTTGATCGCAATACGCTTTTAACCTGGGAAGTCTTAGAGAGTAAAAAGATTGATGCGTTATTCTTATGCACGGATGGATTAGATGAAAGCTTAATAGATGCAAGACGCTTGGATTTTGTTAAGGACATAATTAGTGAATTTAAACACAAAAAAAGGCATCAAAAAAGTGCTATGCGCTCTTAAAGAATCATAAATTTTATGATGATACGAGTTTGATCATAGCGTATAGAAAGGATAGTTTATGGAGTTAGAAGAAGAAATTATTGATAGTGAGGGGAATATCCATAAGACTATAGAAGTTTTAGGAAAGGGCGGACAGGGTATAGTGTATCGTTGTTTGGATAAGGATGTGGCTATTAAGGTAGTATTGAGGGATGGAGATTTTATTAAAGACAAAGAATCCCTCAAACAATATGAAAAAAGCGTTCTAAATTTATCTTTTAAGCCGATAGAGAGTCATTTCCCTATGTCAATTCCGCTAGTAACTTTGAGAGGAAAACAAGGCTATGTGATGAAAATGGCTGAGGGCTATGAACCACTAAAAACTTTTTTAAAGAAGCCCAGTATTTTAGAAAACGAAGAAAAAGATGGGATTTTTAGGATCAATGATGCCATTCAAGAACTTTGCAAAGATAACCATCATATGGCTTTAAGTTTAAGTTATTACTCACAAACACAAGGATTGAGATCACGATTAAAAATACTCACCCATTTAGCAAAACTTCTATTCAGATTGCAAAGTAAGGGTTTGGTGTATGGGGGACTTGAATTTAAACAATGTGTTTTAAAGACAATTCAGCGTTTTTGATTGATGCGGATAATGTGCGTTATGAGAGCGAAAAAGCCCTGTGTGTTATTTTTACGCCTAACTATGGGGCTTTAGAGATTAGCCAAACCTCTAAAAATAGCGATACAACCAATTACAACACCATGCTTAGCGATACCTTTTCTTTTGCCATCATAGCTTATGAACTTTTAAATATGGTTCATCCTTTTGACGGGAATAGTGCTGGTGATGCAGAAAATTTTATAGAATTGCCTTGGATTGAAGATAGAAAGGATGATAGCAATGGTTCTTGTGGCTTACTGCCTTTTTTCTTAACAAGGGATTTAAAAAATTTATTAGCGCAATGCTTTGAAGAAGGCAAAAAAGATCCTTTGAAACGCCCTACTATGCCCTTATTTATAGAGAGCTTAGAAAAAGCTAGCTTGCAAGTGTTAGAATGTGAAAATTGTTCAATGACTTATTATGATAGAGATTATAATAGAGAATGGGAGATTTTCCCTTATTGCGATGCTAAAAAACCTATCAGACTTGTAGCAACAAGTTATTACCAAAAGAGCGAAGTTTTTTATTTTGTCTCGAATTTCACAGACCCTATTTTTTTACCGACAATCTTATTTAAGGGGATTGAAGTGGTTGAAAGCGAATGGGAGTTTGCAGAGATTGCTAATAATATATTGATTTTTCATCATGACATACAACAAGAAAAGATTCTCATTAATAATAAAAGATTGGATCACTATAGGATAGAAATAGATTTAGAAAAAGAATTGACTATTTCATACAATGGTTTTTTAATTAAGGTTCAAAAATGCTGATTTTTATCAAAGAAGATAGCATCATCAAGGCTTATAATCTCAATACCGCAAAACTAGAGCCAAAAAATAGAGAAAAATTGGGATTATTAAAGATTGAAAAAAATAAAATATATTTTCATCTAGATGAAAAGCGTTATTTGAAATTAGGGATCATAGGCAAAACCAAAGAAAAAGAAATTAAAAACGCTTTTTGCAGTAACGCTTTTCTTGCAGCTCAAGTCCTAAATTTAAGCGAAAACCAAGAAAGACAAGTTTTAGAATTGAAGTGCCATTTCTTCAAACGCCCTATAAAAATTCTTCCTAAAGCGTTAAACATTAATTTCAAAGACACAATCGTAAAAAAGTTACTAAAAGATATGGGCAAAGATAAAAAAATAGAAGATTTTAAAGAAACTTGTATTTTAGAAATGGCTGGTTTTACTTATTTTGTGTGCGTATTGCCTTATGAAGATGAGGATAAAGAGAATAGTGAAGAGATTTTAAAAGAAGATTTCAGGCTGTTAAATACCAAGGGGGGATTAAGCGTTAAGCGCGCTTTGATAAATAATAGGCATTCTTATGAAGCGATAAAATTAAGACCCATTAAACAAGAGCTAGCGCCTGGTTTGTGTTTGTTTTTTCAAGGTTCATTAGAATTTAATGATAAAACTACAAAAACCATGCGAACGAGCCTTTTAGACCAGATCCAGCAAGATGAAAAATCTTATTTAAAAATTTGGGAAAAATATCTTATCATTAATGCTCAAAAAAGTTTTAATGAGGCAAAAGAAGTGGGGGTTTTAGAGATTGAAAGCGTGAGTAAAGCAGGAGGGAATTTAAGAATTCGTTTTAAGCCAGCTTTAGACAAGAATAAAATGGAAATCTTAATAAAGAAAGTGCAATTAAGAGAGGGGAGTGATTTAGGGGTTTTAGAGGAATTAGACCCACAAAATGAAGAAAATTTAATCAATCTTATTTCTAAACAAAAGAAACAACCTTCTAAAAACAACAGCCAATCAATAATGATTAAAGACATTAGTGGGGATGATTTTATTATAGATTACAATCCTTCCATAAAAGAGGGCGATGCTTTTCATTTAGATTATATGGGGGATCTAAATACGCTTAAAAAACAATATAGCGCATTAGATAAGACAAAGAAAGGTTTGAGCGCTAATCCTAATTTAGGATTAATCTTAAATATTAAAGAAGATAAAAATGACAATAATGGCACTACAGACACGATGGATGAAACCTTAAAAGAGATTTTATCAAGTTACGAAACAAGAGCTTTAGAATTAACTGAAAGGGTTAAAGAGAAGATTTTT encodes:
- the ftsA gene encoding cell division protein FtsA; this translates as MEHKEIVIGVDIGSRKICAIVAEFKEGILRIIGTAHQDSKEINSKAIKRGRINSLAHASNAIKEVINSAKKMAGLNADEDRNNPISSFRESYYPKTKAIVSFSGAYTESIRDVTGVASTKDNVVTIDEINRAINNACAKAGLDNDKHILHALPYRFTLDKQEVNDPLGMSGTRLEVFIHIVYTEKNNIENLEKIMIQSGVEIENIVINSYAASIATLSNDERELGVACVDMGGETCNLTIYSGNSIRYNKYLPVGSHHLTTDLSHMLNTPFPYAEEVKIKYGDLSFEGGEETPSQNIQIPTTGSDGHESHIVPLSEIQTIMRERALETFKIIHRSIQDSGLEEHLGGGVVLTGGMALMKGIKELARTHFTNYPVRLAAPVEKYNIMGMFEDLKDPRFSVVVGLILYKAGGHTNYERDSKGVIRYHESDDYTRTTHQSSPTPHIHSSPTERNLSDLKAPSTPLNTAKNDDFLPIKPTEQKGFFKSFLDKISKIF
- a CDS encoding AAA domain-containing protein — translated: MLIFIKEDSIIKAYNLNTAKLEPKNREKLGLLKIEKNKIYFHLDEKRYLKLGIIGKTKEKEIKNAFCSNAFLAAQVLNLSENQERQVLELKCHFFKRPIKILPKALNINFKDTIVKKLLKDMGKDKKIEDFKETCILEMAGFTYFVCVLPYEDEDKENSEEILKEDFRLLNTKGGLSVKRALINNRHSYEAIKLRPIKQELAPGLCLFFQGSLEFNDKTTKTMRTSLLDQIQQDEKSYLKIWEKYLIINAQKSFNEAKEVGVLEIESVSKAGGNLRIRFKPALDKNKMEILIKKVQLREGSDLGVLEELDPQNEENLINLISKQKKQPSKNNSQSIMIKDISGDDFIIDYNPSIKEGDAFHLDYMGDLNTLKKQYSALDKTKKGLSANPNLGLILNIKEDKNDNNGTTDTMDETLKEILSSYETRALELTERVKEKIFKNPPTENQEKAIKIALNTPDIAIIQGPPGTGKTTVINAICERLFEEYPKDKNIKGQILLCAQGHDATNNVRERIKVGGLPTFKFGAKKNAKEEQYKQDERLNERLRELAEILIESVRKKLQSLGDYENIKKFWI
- a CDS encoding protein phosphatase 2C domain-containing protein; this encodes MRDFKAFGASIRGTYHVHARLPNQDAFLIRKNQKGLLLVLCDGLGSKRDSQIGAKKLCESVEKALNAIDIQGCNLALLNKVIFSIWECLLYPFEVRNALSTLQLVFIGKEKAFIGKVGDGLLAVLGKEHRLLREDKQDLAHFTTPFDRNTLLTWEVLESKKIDALFLCTDGLDESLIDARRLDFVKDIISEFKHKKRHQKSAMRS
- a CDS encoding vWA domain-containing protein, with the protein product MALDLSKYTMKERFIPVFLLLDTSGSMSHSLGNGTRIGVLNLCIQKMIETLKQEAKKELFSKMAIVTFGGNGAVLHTPFDDIKNINFKPLSASGGTPLDQVFRLAKDLIEDKDTFPTKFYKPYSILVSDGEPNNDKWREPLFNFHHDGRSAKSVCWSIFIGDRDANPQVNKDFGKDGVFYADDVEKLVKLFEIMTQTISKGSASIKKLNWIPDE
- the ftsZ gene encoding cell division protein FtsZ yields the protein MVHQSEMENYNIGQASIEEVSDPAYKGAKIVVIGVGGGGSNMIKHLVEYGVHQDVTPIATNTDGQHLKNNPAPVKILLGKESTGGLGAGGVPDIGRKAAEESANEIREAIKDAKLVIVSTGLGGGTGTGATPTIVKIAKEVGALTIAIVTKPFKYEGSQKSKKAEEGLKELEQSSDSILVIPNDKILLTMKKNASTKECYKEVDDVLVRAVSGISTIITKPGDINVDFSDLKSALGFKGFALMGIGEATGEESAKLAVENAIQSPLLDDASIDGAKSIIVFFEHHPDYPMYAYSQACISIQERANQDVDVKFGQHTSESIPIDHVRVTIIATGAERNSNGAGLESIATPSQPVVKQTRKVGNSDFLRIPTEEELSTPTAIRIQQD